The genomic interval CATACGCCCAATGGCCCTGGCCGAAGGATTTGCTGACCGTTCCGGGCCGTACTCCTTCCCAGACCCGGGCAACACATTCTCCCGAGGCGGCAACAGAGGTTATCCTCACTTTGTCGCCGTCTTTGATGCCGAGTTTGTCGGCATCGATTGGATTGATGCGCAAGGAATCCTGGTTACTGACATCGCCTGGATCGACATGCTTGAATTCATAGTACCAAGGGCTGTTCTGACTTCTGCCCTCACGGTTCAATCGTGATTTATAGTCGACAAATTCGAAAGGATAATCCTTCTTACTGCCATGCCGAAACGGAGCTTCATAATGGGGAACAAAAGCAAGTTCTCCACGGGCGGTGTAATTGACCTTTTCCATAACCGTGTCGATATCGACCCCGTGTTTCTCGGCGTGGCCAGTGAGCGCCTCCTTCAGGGTCTCACTGTAAAATTCGAATTTCTTTGAAGCTGTTTTGAAATTTCCACCCCAATGTTTTTTGTATTCGTAGGGTTCGGAATTCCACATTCCCCGCTCAAGCATTTCATTCCAGCCGTTGATCTTGTCTCCTTTATTCTCCTTTTTGCCGTCCCACAGAGGCTGGGTGTAATATTTCATGGCATAGATCGTGAAATCTTTGGAGTTTGTCGGTTTGGCTCCGGTTTCGGGATCGGAATACATCTCCACAAGACAGTCGTAGAGATTGGCAAACCCCCTGTCCTTCAGTTTCTCGGCGAGCAGGAAGGGGAATTCCGTTTCATCCTGGATAACATCCCAGACAGGATTGATAACCGGCCGCAGCAGCGTACAGGTGGCGTATCTGTTGGCTTTGGTCTTTAAAAAGCCATAGCGTTCATACATGTTGACGGTGCAGGGCAGCAGGATATCCGCGAACATGCTGAATTCCGAGGCATTAGTGGTTAGATGGACCGTAAACGGTACAGAGGAAAGAGCGTCTTCCCAACGGTCGGTGCCGTTGCAGGAGAAGACAAAATTATTCATGTAGCCTACCAGCACTTTGATTTCATTGGGATCCTTGTTGAGAATACCGTTGGCCGCGTTATTGGTTGCTACGCCGCCGCCGGATTTGCCCTTGGACAGGGCAGGCAGCTCAAGCCGGCCGCGCTGATCGATTTTCTCTTTTTTCGTGTGTTTCTGGGCAAGTTCATCCTGATGCTTTTTCAGGATGTCTTTGTTGAGCTTGTTCACCGGGATGCTTGCCGTCTGCAGTGAGCCGCCGACGTTGTCGATGCCGCCGACCAGTCCGCCAAGGGCGTGCACGGCCATGCCTGAATAGCCCCCGCGAGCTTGCATGGCGGCACCGGGCCCCATCCATACCGCGACATTAGGCGCAGCGGCAGCCATACCGCGGGCGACCCTGAAAATCTGCTGCTCGTCAACACCGCTCAGCTCCGCCGCTCGTGCAGGTGTCATGTCTTTTACCGCCAGGTTCCACCACTTGACCACACCATGACTTTCCTTCTCCGCAAAATCGGCCTCGGCGACATCTGCTCCTGCTGTAAATCTGTTGGTGCCGTCTGTGAAGTCGCCAACGAAATCCTTGTGCCACAAACCTTCGGTCAGAATTATGTGGGCAATCCCCAGGGCCAGCGCGCCATCTGTTCCCGGAATCAGCGGCAGCCATTCCTGGGCCTTGGCGGCACTTGTGGTCAGCCGGGGATCGACTGCAGCGACTGTGGCACGATCAAGAGCGTTGCCGAGCCGTTTGATCATTGCCGGAACCATACGGTTACTGGCAACAGGATCGCATCCCCAGATCAGGATATACTTGGAATTATCGATGTCGTAATCTCGATAATCCCAATACCCTTCAGTATAGAAAGCGCCGAACTTTTCTGCTTCGGCACAGGTGGCACTGTGCGAGATATTGTTGGGGGAGCCGAAAACTTTCGGCAGAACATCATATATTACATCGCGCAGGTAGGTGTATCTCCCCCGCATCAGGCAGAATTTTTCAGGCTCCTCGGCCTTGCGGAGTTCCATCATTTTATCGGCGATGGTATCCAGCGCTTCATCCCAGCTGATAGGCACGAATTTCGGATCCTCGCCGCGTCCCTTTTTGGGATTTGTCCTTTTCATGGGGACCTTGATGCGGTCCGGATCATAGACCTGCTGCAGCGAAAGATGGCCGCGCGGACATACCTTGCCTTCATTTTGTTTGGAATATCTGTTGCCCCTTACCTTGACCGCTCTGCCGTCCTGGACAAAAACTTCGACAGGGCACCAGGTAGTGCAGCCCTGGCAGCTGGTCGGAATCCATTCACCCGGCAACTCTCCTGTTTTTCCGCCGTTTTTGGTCGCGGCAAGGGCATTCATGCCTGAATGTTTGCTGTTGTAGCCGGTCAAAGCCGCTGTTGCTCCTGCGACCGCCGTTAGTTTGAGAAAGTCTCTCCTCTTGATTTTCATGAAAACCTCCGCATAACATTGTTGAATAGGATAATGATACGCTGTTGCATTGCTGCACATACCCTCCAATAGCTAGGGCAACATTTGCATTATCCATGCCATGCCTAAATGACGCGATGGTGTTACTTTAAGGTAACATGTGCTCTTGGTGACTTTGGTTTTACCATACAAGATCAATACTATAGTGATTGGTATTTGGCGGAGGAGTGGCGTAACAGGTATTGCAGAGTCCACATTCTCTGCAAAGACTCGCTGCCATTGCAATGTAGGGATATGGTCCTTGGAGGGGTGTTACCTTGGTGTAACAGCGTGGTGGTGGCCGGGCCTCAGCACGAACAGCTACAGACCATTAGTATCTTCCTCCGAGAAAACTGCCGCAAAAAACTTATTCAGCTTCGCTGGGTCAGAGATCTATTTTATGAAGGTTGATTTTTTCCCAGAGGGTCTTTCTGCTCACTCCAAGAATCTCAGCAGCTTGTGTGCGATTTCCCTTGGTAAGTCGCAATATACTGATAATATGATCTTTCTCTGCCTCGGAAGTGATATCGTGAAGAGATGCCAGGACTGTTTTTGCTTTCTTGTCTTTGGTAATATGCGCCGGCAGGTCAGCGGGACGTATAAGATTATCAGTGTTGAGAGCTACACAGCGCTCGATCACATTGAGAAGCTCTCTGACATTTCCAGGGAAGGAGTAGGAGGTCAGAGTCTCAACCGCTTCCGGGGTGAAGGATGCGGATGTTCCCATCTGATCATTGAACCGCCGGGTAAAGGAATGGACCAGAAGAGCAATATCTTCTTTGCGCCGGCGCAGTGGCGGGAGGAGAACGGGAATCACGTTCAGACGGTAATAGAGATCCTCGCGAAAGGTGCCTTTCTTCACTTCTTTTTCAAGATCCTTGTTGGTGGCCGCAATAATCCTGACATCAACGGTAACTGTAGTGGTCGCGCCCAGCCGCTCGAAAGAACGCTCTTCCAGAACGCGAAGGATTTTAGTTTGGGTGAGAAGGGGCAGGTCTCCGATTTCGTCAAGAAAAATGGTGCCGCCGTCGGCCAGATCAAATCTTCCCGGTTTTCTGCCTGCAGCCCCGGAAAAGGCTCCTTTCTCATACCCGAAGAGTTCACTTTCTATGAGATTTTCCGGCAGGGCGGCACAGTTGACACGGATTATGGGCTTATCCTTCCTGGGGCTTTGGAAATGTATGGTGGAGGCTACCATCTCCTTGCCTGTACCGGATTCACCAAGTATGAGGACGGTTGAGTCCGTTCTGCTGACCTTTTCCAGCAAGGCAAAAACAGACTGCATAGCCTTGCTTTCTCCTATAATATTGGGGGCGCCGTAATACCGCCTGATCTCTTGCTTGAGTCTGATGTTTTCCTGGGTGATTGCCTCGATATCCAGTGCCTTTTTGGCGGTTTCCAGTATTTCATCAAGGTCAAATGGCTTGGTGATGTAATCGAAGGCGCCGTATCGCATTGCTTCAACGGCATCATTTATGCTGCCGTATGCGGTCATCATGATTACCGGAGTAGCCGGCTGCTCTTTCAGACTTTTTTTAAGAATATCCATACCGCTTGCACCCGGCAGCCTGATATCAGTCAAAACCAGAGAAAAATCACCATCTTCGAGAGCCTGCAGGGCGGCTTCTCCGTTTTCAACCGCATAGACAGTGTAGCCTTCGGACTTGAGGGCGTCGGCAAGGGAAATTCGAAGAATTTTTTCATCTTCAACTATTAAAATACTCTGATTCATCGGGCCTCCGGGATGATGAAGGAAATAGTGGTTCCGCTTCCCTCCTCGCTTTCCAGGGAAAGATCCCCGTTGTATTTTTTTATAAGTTCATAGGTCATCCACATGCCGACCCCTGTTCCTTCACCCCTCCCTTTGGTGGAATAGAAGAGATCGAAAACTTTTTCTAAATCAGCTTTTGCAATACCAGCGCCGTTATCCTCCACGATAAGGTGCACTTTTTTATTGCCGCGCCTGGCGGCCACCCGCAAATAACCGCCTTCCGGCATGGCCTGAATCGAATTGATCATGGTATTGAGAAAGATCTCTTCAAGGTCATGGGGCGCAAGTGGGGTTTCCAGGCCAGGTTCGATATCGGCCAGGAAGGTTATATTCTGGTTTTTTAACTTATAATCGAGAAACCTCATCACATTGGCAAGAACGTCATGTATATCACTTCGCTGATCTTCTACCTTGTCTCTCCCTACTGTTTTAAGGAGCTGGCTGACGGTGCGCCTGATGCTCACCAGTCCCTCCTCTATCAGATCGAGATATTCGCCTCGAAAATCTTTTTCATCTCCCTTTCTGCGCAGCATGGTAACGCAGTTGAACAGTCCGCCCAGGGGGTTGTTGATCCGGTGTGCTACGCTGGAAGAAAGCACTCCAAGCGTGGCCAGTTTTTCGGATTGGAGCAGCTTCTCGTGGGCCACTTTCATTTCTTCATTGGCGTTGCGTATCCTCCTCACCATATCGTTAAAGTTTTCGGTCAGGCGTGAAAGTTCATCGCTGCCGAAGACGGGTATCGCCTTTTCACTCATTTCAACTTCAACTTCGGCCATGGCATGGGACAT from Desulfopila inferna carries:
- a CDS encoding molybdopterin-dependent oxidoreductase, translating into MKIKRRDFLKLTAVAGATAALTGYNSKHSGMNALAATKNGGKTGELPGEWIPTSCQGCTTWCPVEVFVQDGRAVKVRGNRYSKQNEGKVCPRGHLSLQQVYDPDRIKVPMKRTNPKKGRGEDPKFVPISWDEALDTIADKMMELRKAEEPEKFCLMRGRYTYLRDVIYDVLPKVFGSPNNISHSATCAEAEKFGAFYTEGYWDYRDYDIDNSKYILIWGCDPVASNRMVPAMIKRLGNALDRATVAAVDPRLTTSAAKAQEWLPLIPGTDGALALGIAHIILTEGLWHKDFVGDFTDGTNRFTAGADVAEADFAEKESHGVVKWWNLAVKDMTPARAAELSGVDEQQIFRVARGMAAAAPNVAVWMGPGAAMQARGGYSGMAVHALGGLVGGIDNVGGSLQTASIPVNKLNKDILKKHQDELAQKHTKKEKIDQRGRLELPALSKGKSGGGVATNNAANGILNKDPNEIKVLVGYMNNFVFSCNGTDRWEDALSSVPFTVHLTTNASEFSMFADILLPCTVNMYERYGFLKTKANRYATCTLLRPVINPVWDVIQDETEFPFLLAEKLKDRGFANLYDCLVEMYSDPETGAKPTNSKDFTIYAMKYYTQPLWDGKKENKGDKINGWNEMLERGMWNSEPYEYKKHWGGNFKTASKKFEFYSETLKEALTGHAEKHGVDIDTVMEKVNYTARGELAFVPHYEAPFRHGSKKDYPFEFVDYKSRLNREGRSQNSPWYYEFKHVDPGDVSNQDSLRINPIDADKLGIKDGDKVRITSVAASGECVARVWEGVRPGTVSKSFGQGHWAYGRTATDDFAKSATRGVNNNTIIPWELERLSGSNARNGGHAAVRIEKI
- a CDS encoding sensor histidine kinase, yielding MRLSLQKKFILIGFASVLLLTASIGYMAAVKTRDALYKASDKQGRMLAQTVSAVIINELIYEMLGLVEEGGLIDNYMRDLHKHPELDLNFIAVLDNTRKVISHSDFSEYGKRYEVLFIEKSLQQEEVALRKTMDTPHSTYSLEVAAPLSIEGKRWGILYFSMSLQSVEQEINALIQLIVSISVIALIVLFILIYFLSRRFIKPIIDMSHAMAEVEVEMSEKAIPVFGSDELSRLTENFNDMVRRIRNANEEMKVAHEKLLQSEKLATLGVLSSSVAHRINNPLGGLFNCVTMLRRKGDEKDFRGEYLDLIEEGLVSIRRTVSQLLKTVGRDKVEDQRSDIHDVLANVMRFLDYKLKNQNITFLADIEPGLETPLAPHDLEEIFLNTMINSIQAMPEGGYLRVAARRGNKKVHLIVEDNGAGIAKADLEKVFDLFYSTKGRGEGTGVGMWMTYELIKKYNGDLSLESEEGSGTTISFIIPEAR
- a CDS encoding sigma-54-dependent transcriptional regulator; protein product: MNQSILIVEDEKILRISLADALKSEGYTVYAVENGEAALQALEDGDFSLVLTDIRLPGASGMDILKKSLKEQPATPVIMMTAYGSINDAVEAMRYGAFDYITKPFDLDEILETAKKALDIEAITQENIRLKQEIRRYYGAPNIIGESKAMQSVFALLEKVSRTDSTVLILGESGTGKEMVASTIHFQSPRKDKPIIRVNCAALPENLIESELFGYEKGAFSGAAGRKPGRFDLADGGTIFLDEIGDLPLLTQTKILRVLEERSFERLGATTTVTVDVRIIAATNKDLEKEVKKGTFREDLYYRLNVIPVLLPPLRRRKEDIALLVHSFTRRFNDQMGTSASFTPEAVETLTSYSFPGNVRELLNVIERCVALNTDNLIRPADLPAHITKDKKAKTVLASLHDITSEAEKDHIISILRLTKGNRTQAAEILGVSRKTLWEKINLHKIDL